In Romboutsia lituseburensis, a genomic segment contains:
- the dapG gene encoding aspartate kinase has translation MEILVQKFGGTSVESYEKMNEVCKIIKSYKESNESLGLVVVVSAMGRQGAPYATDTLISLCDKINNEPSKRELDMIMSCGEMISGTILVNMLKARKIDSIFLTGNQAGIMTTDNFSNAKIIDINPQRIFKELETNKVVVIAGFQGATEYGEITTLGRGGSDTSAVAIGKALGCDVVEIYTDVDGIMTADPRVEPDAKVLKCIDYEEVFQMADKGAKVIHPRAVQLAKSANITLAIKNTLNPSCEGTKICLDCISEVVEYEKENSLMTAVAHRDKVAQVKVKSDEETFSKILNQIENKNISIDMINFFIEEKSFVVEEDSIEELEEILKKYSIEYKINKDCAKVTLIGAKISGTPGVMAKVVRALSKSKIQLLQTSDSSMTISCLVKKEDMSKAIHAIHNEFYLK, from the coding sequence ATGGAAATCTTAGTTCAAAAATTTGGTGGGACATCAGTTGAATCATATGAGAAAATGAATGAGGTTTGTAAGATAATTAAAAGCTATAAAGAATCAAATGAAAGTTTAGGTTTAGTTGTAGTAGTATCTGCTATGGGAAGACAAGGAGCCCCATATGCAACAGACACGTTAATAAGCTTATGCGATAAAATAAATAATGAACCTTCAAAAAGAGAACTAGATATGATAATGAGCTGTGGAGAAATGATATCAGGAACTATATTAGTAAATATGCTTAAAGCTAGAAAAATTGATTCAATATTTTTAACAGGCAATCAAGCTGGTATAATGACAACTGATAATTTCTCCAATGCTAAAATAATAGATATAAATCCTCAAAGGATATTTAAAGAGTTAGAAACAAATAAAGTGGTTGTAATAGCAGGGTTCCAAGGTGCTACTGAATATGGAGAAATAACAACTCTAGGTAGAGGAGGAAGTGATACATCTGCAGTTGCAATAGGAAAGGCTTTAGGTTGTGATGTAGTTGAAATTTATACTGATGTAGATGGAATAATGACAGCTGATCCAAGGGTTGAACCAGACGCCAAAGTTTTAAAATGTATAGATTATGAAGAAGTTTTTCAAATGGCAGATAAAGGCGCAAAAGTAATACATCCAAGAGCAGTTCAATTAGCTAAAAGTGCAAATATAACATTAGCTATAAAAAATACATTAAATCCAAGCTGCGAAGGAACTAAAATTTGTTTAGATTGTATATCAGAGGTTGTAGAATATGAAAAAGAAAACAGTTTAATGACTGCTGTTGCACATAGAGATAAAGTAGCTCAAGTAAAAGTTAAATCAGATGAAGAAACTTTTAGTAAGATATTAAATCAAATAGAGAATAAAAATATAAGTATAGATATGATAAACTTTTTCATAGAGGAAAAATCATTTGTTGTGGAAGAGGATTCGATAGAAGAGTTAGAAGAGATATTAAAAAAATACAGTATAGAGTATAAAATAAATAAAGATTGTGCTAAAGTGACATTAATAGGTGCCAAAATAAGTGGAACACCTGGTGTTATGGCAAAAGTAGTAAGAGCACTATCAAAATCGAAAATACAATTACTTCAAACATCAGATTCTAGCATGACAATATCATGTCTAGTTAAAAAGGAAGACATGTCAAAAGCTATACACGCAATTCACAACGAATTTTATCTAAAATAA
- the pgsA gene encoding CDP-diacylglycerol--glycerol-3-phosphate 3-phosphatidyltransferase, protein MNLPNKLTLFRIFLIPVFIITMLLNIPNKFLIACIIFIVASITDAMDGHIARKYNLVTDFGKFMDPLADKLLVISALTCMIEMGLVASWMVIIIVARELTVSILRAIAAADGKVIAASGGGKLKTITQMIAIIVLLLGANFNNQLLATIGDISILIATLLTLYSGWEYLYKNKELFMNSK, encoded by the coding sequence ATGAACTTGCCTAATAAATTAACTTTATTTAGGATATTTTTAATACCAGTATTCATAATAACTATGCTACTTAATATACCAAACAAGTTTTTAATAGCATGCATAATATTTATTGTGGCATCAATAACTGATGCTATGGATGGTCATATAGCTAGAAAATATAATTTAGTAACTGATTTTGGAAAGTTTATGGATCCTTTAGCAGATAAGTTACTAGTTATATCTGCATTAACATGTATGATAGAAATGGGGCTTGTAGCTAGTTGGATGGTAATAATAATAGTAGCAAGAGAATTAACTGTAAGTATTCTAAGAGCAATTGCTGCAGCTGATGGAAAAGTAATTGCAGCAAGTGGTGGTGGAAAGTTAAAAACAATAACTCAAATGATTGCTATAATAGTACTATTATTAGGAGCTAACTTTAATAATCAATTGTTAGCAACTATAGGTGATATATCAATATTAATAGCGACTCTTTTAACTTTATACTCAGGATGGGAATATTTATATAAAAATAAAGAATTATTTATGAATAGTAAATAG
- a CDS encoding DNA translocase FtsK codes for MAKKKKSKKKGKKSSFNAEYHNLVTIFIGIFLLYSLNSSSMGFIGNMMQSLFKGLFGALSIVIPFIVIITGILGFFEGNEYIYRLKNTKVYYVGILFIFIFYGLLNARSLPVDSPLSGEMLKPVMEMGVNGEGPGLISTTITYYISKMFGITGGWMISIFALIIVAMFIFNISVKDLILNIKAKTTGVKNGNISLKDAVSNVKKSALDMMTDEVDEDTMMQKEGFFKSMKKKKGKEEPAIDMEDSVDDKTIKIVGFNKAEDEYLEILEGTQSMPELEVIKELQGFNNAPCEDVKEQPIKTSKTYDPDKTQMIDIKPEANYENYKMPTADLLNKVEKKTDENGKKKVLKNASLLEKTLSDFGVEAKVNQVTVGPTITRYEIQPSPGVKVSKIVNLTDDIALSLAAKSIRMEAPIPGKSAIGIEVPNEHAQMVSVREVLESEEFKKFDSPLAMALGKDISGKVVIGDISKMPHMLIAGSTGSGKSVCVNTLISSILYKAKPDEVKLLLIDPKVVELANYNGIPHLLIPVVTDPKKAASALNWAVVEMNRRYKLFADTQVKDITSYNEKSEEKLPKIVIIIDELADLMMASANDVEDYICRLAQMARAAGMHLIVATQRPSVDVITGVIKANIPSRIAFAVSSQTDSRTILDMGGAEKLLGKGDMLFYPLGAAKPVRLQGAFISEGESERVIDFVKSQVKEEIKYEEEIMETISKATIAKSSDEDELLSEAIEFVVESGQGSASMLQRKFKIGFNRAARLIDSMEERGIVGQSEGSKPRKVLISKQDLQNLEGE; via the coding sequence GTGGCGAAAAAGAAAAAAAGTAAGAAAAAAGGTAAAAAATCTAGCTTTAATGCAGAATATCATAACTTAGTAACCATATTTATAGGTATATTTTTATTATATAGTTTAAATTCAAGTTCTATGGGATTTATAGGTAATATGATGCAATCACTATTTAAAGGCTTATTTGGAGCACTTTCTATAGTTATCCCATTTATAGTTATAATAACAGGTATACTTGGATTTTTTGAAGGTAATGAATATATATATAGATTAAAAAATACTAAGGTTTATTATGTAGGAATTTTATTTATATTTATATTCTATGGATTATTAAATGCTAGAAGTTTACCAGTAGATAGCCCGTTAAGTGGTGAAATGCTAAAGCCAGTAATGGAAATGGGTGTAAATGGTGAAGGTCCTGGACTAATATCTACAACAATAACTTATTATATAAGCAAAATGTTTGGTATAACTGGGGGCTGGATGATAAGTATATTTGCTCTTATTATAGTAGCTATGTTTATATTTAATATATCAGTTAAAGATTTAATACTAAATATAAAAGCTAAAACAACAGGAGTTAAAAATGGAAATATAAGTTTAAAAGATGCTGTTTCTAATGTTAAAAAATCAGCGTTAGATATGATGACAGATGAGGTTGATGAAGATACTATGATGCAAAAAGAAGGTTTCTTCAAGTCAATGAAAAAGAAAAAAGGAAAAGAAGAACCTGCTATTGATATGGAAGACTCAGTAGATGATAAAACTATAAAAATAGTTGGATTTAATAAAGCAGAAGATGAATATCTGGAAATACTAGAAGGAACTCAAAGTATGCCAGAACTTGAAGTTATAAAAGAACTTCAAGGTTTCAACAATGCACCTTGTGAAGATGTAAAAGAGCAACCAATAAAAACATCTAAAACATATGACCCAGATAAAACTCAAATGATAGACATAAAACCAGAAGCTAACTATGAAAATTATAAAATGCCAACAGCTGATCTATTGAATAAAGTAGAGAAAAAAACTGATGAAAATGGTAAGAAAAAAGTATTAAAAAATGCATCTTTACTAGAAAAGACATTATCAGACTTTGGAGTAGAGGCTAAAGTTAATCAAGTTACAGTAGGGCCTACTATAACTAGATATGAAATACAACCAAGCCCTGGTGTTAAAGTTAGTAAAATAGTTAACTTAACTGATGATATAGCGTTAAGTTTAGCCGCAAAAAGTATAAGAATGGAAGCTCCAATACCTGGAAAAAGCGCAATAGGAATAGAAGTTCCAAATGAACACGCTCAAATGGTATCTGTGAGAGAAGTATTAGAAAGTGAAGAGTTTAAAAAGTTTGATTCTCCACTTGCAATGGCGCTGGGTAAAGACATAAGTGGTAAAGTTGTAATTGGGGATATTTCAAAAATGCCTCATATGCTTATCGCAGGATCAACAGGTTCAGGAAAAAGTGTTTGCGTAAATACATTAATAAGTTCTATACTATATAAAGCTAAACCGGATGAAGTAAAATTATTATTAATAGATCCTAAAGTAGTTGAACTTGCTAATTATAATGGAATACCTCATTTATTAATACCTGTAGTTACTGATCCTAAAAAAGCAGCAAGTGCGCTTAACTGGGCAGTTGTAGAAATGAATAGAAGATATAAATTATTTGCAGATACACAAGTAAAAGACATAACAAGTTATAATGAAAAATCAGAAGAAAAGTTACCTAAGATAGTAATAATAATAGATGAGCTTGCAGATTTAATGATGGCAAGTGCAAATGATGTTGAAGATTACATTTGTAGGCTGGCACAAATGGCAAGAGCTGCTGGAATGCATTTAATTGTAGCAACTCAAAGACCGTCTGTTGATGTTATAACAGGTGTTATAAAAGCGAATATACCATCAAGAATAGCATTTGCAGTTTCATCTCAAACAGATTCTAGGACTATACTTGATATGGGTGGAGCTGAAAAGTTACTTGGTAAGGGCGATATGTTATTCTACCCATTAGGGGCAGCAAAACCAGTAAGACTTCAAGGTGCATTTATCTCAGAGGGTGAATCAGAAAGAGTCATAGACTTTGTAAAGAGTCAAGTCAAAGAAGAAATAAAATATGAAGAAGAAATAATGGAAACTATTTCTAAGGCTACAATAGCTAAATCTAGTGATGAAGATGAATTACTAAGTGAAGCTATAGAATTTGTAGTTGAAAGTGGACAAGGGTCAGCGTCAATGCTGCAAAGAAAATTCAAAATAGGATTTAATAGGGCGGCAAGATTAATAGATTCTATGGAAGAACGAGGAATAGTTGGTCAAAGTGAAGGAAGTAAACCGAGAAAAGTTTTAATTAGCAAACAAGACTTACAAAATTTAGAAGGTGAATAA
- the rny gene encoding ribonuclease Y produces the protein MTLIGAAVGIIAGYFVRKNISEAKIGQAENLAKEIIDKAHRDSETVQKEKLLEAKEEIHKWRTEAERENKERRNDLQKFEKRIIQKEEVLDRKLQNLESKEMSLGDKLKNVAKKEDEVEEIKVRQLEKLENISGITSDKAKEIILTNAEREVRREMSIMIKEIESQAKEESEKRSREIIGYAIQKCAADHVAETTVTVVNLPNDEMKGRIIGREGRNIRTLETLTGIDLIIDDTPEAVILSGFDPIRREVARIALEKLIADGRIHPARIEEMVEKAKKEVDNIIKEFGEQAAFETGVHGLHPELIRLLGRLNYRTSYGQNVLKHSIEVAHIAGIMAAEIGADVKLAKRAGLLHDIGKSVDHEMEGTHVEIGMDLLKRYKESKEIIHAMSTHHGDYEPQTIEAVLVTAADAISAARPGARRETLEAYIRRLEKLEEIANSYEGVEKSFAIQAGREVRIMVKPENVSDEDIHLLARDMTKKIEDELEYPGQIKVSIIRETRAIEYAK, from the coding sequence ATGACTTTAATAGGTGCAGCCGTAGGTATTATAGCTGGATATTTTGTAAGAAAGAACATATCTGAAGCGAAAATTGGCCAAGCTGAGAACTTAGCCAAAGAAATAATAGATAAGGCACATAGAGACTCAGAAACTGTTCAAAAAGAAAAGTTATTAGAAGCTAAAGAAGAAATCCATAAATGGAGAACAGAAGCTGAAAGAGAAAACAAAGAAAGACGAAATGACTTACAAAAATTTGAAAAAAGAATAATACAAAAAGAAGAAGTGTTAGACAGAAAGCTACAAAACTTAGAGTCAAAAGAAATGAGTTTAGGTGATAAATTAAAAAATGTAGCTAAAAAAGAAGATGAAGTAGAAGAAATAAAGGTTAGACAATTAGAAAAGCTAGAAAATATTTCAGGAATAACTTCAGACAAAGCAAAGGAAATCATTTTAACTAATGCAGAAAGAGAAGTAAGACGTGAGATGTCTATAATGATAAAAGAAATAGAGTCTCAAGCTAAAGAAGAATCAGAAAAAAGATCAAGAGAAATTATAGGGTACGCTATTCAAAAATGTGCAGCAGACCATGTTGCAGAAACTACTGTTACAGTGGTAAATTTACCTAATGATGAAATGAAGGGTAGAATTATAGGTAGAGAAGGTAGAAATATAAGAACCTTAGAAACATTAACAGGAATAGATCTTATAATAGATGATACTCCAGAAGCAGTAATTTTATCAGGATTTGATCCTATAAGGAGAGAAGTAGCAAGAATAGCTCTTGAAAAATTAATAGCAGATGGAAGAATACATCCAGCTAGAATAGAAGAAATGGTTGAAAAGGCTAAAAAAGAAGTAGATAATATAATAAAAGAATTTGGGGAACAAGCTGCATTTGAAACAGGTGTTCATGGATTACATCCTGAGTTAATTAGATTATTAGGTAGACTAAACTACAGAACAAGTTATGGTCAAAATGTTCTTAAACATTCTATAGAAGTTGCTCACATCGCAGGTATAATGGCTGCAGAAATAGGAGCAGATGTTAAATTAGCTAAAAGAGCTGGTTTATTACATGACATAGGTAAATCAGTAGACCATGAAATGGAAGGTACTCATGTTGAAATAGGTATGGATTTATTAAAGAGATATAAAGAATCTAAAGAAATAATACATGCTATGAGTACACATCATGGAGACTATGAACCGCAAACAATAGAAGCTGTTTTAGTAACTGCGGCAGATGCTATATCAGCAGCAAGACCAGGTGCTAGACGTGAGACTCTAGAGGCATATATAAGAAGATTAGAGAAATTAGAAGAAATAGCTAATTCATATGAGGGAGTAGAAAAATCGTTTGCTATACAAGCAGGTAGAGAAGTTAGAATAATGGTAAAACCTGAAAATGTAAGCGATGAAGATATACATTTATTAGCTCGTGATATGACTAAGAAGATAGAAGACGAATTAGAATATCCAGGTCAAATAAAAGTAAGTATAATAAGAGAAACTAGAGCAATTGAATATGCTAAATAA
- a CDS encoding YlmC/YmxH family sporulation protein produces MNLSEIAGKEIVNLVTGERLGVIGECDLILDETTGDILALLIPKEKGFFGLRKDKSVLEVPWRNVRKIGNDMIIIEYDGIY; encoded by the coding sequence ATGAATTTATCTGAAATCGCAGGTAAAGAAATAGTTAACTTAGTTACAGGAGAAAGATTAGGTGTAATTGGAGAATGTGACCTTATATTAGATGAAACTACAGGAGATATACTAGCGTTATTAATACCTAAAGAAAAGGGGTTCTTTGGGTTAAGAAAAGATAAGTCTGTTTTAGAAGTGCCATGGAGAAACGTAAGAAAAATAGGTAATGACATGATAATAATAGAATATGACGGAATTTATTAG
- the mnmH gene encoding tRNA 2-selenouridine(34) synthase MnmH, which yields MKTIKVEEALKLENVIFIDVRTESEYEEDNILNSFSMPLFKDNEHNEVGTIYKMQGKHEAIEIGFDYVSYKLKDIYRETNRLAKEYDNIVVYCARGGMRSGSVVNLLDSLGVNVYKLEGGYKAYRNFVLDYLKNIMDSKQFIVVHGLTGAGKTDLLKMLEQGKIDIIDLEGIAKNSGSTFGFITFDQKPPSQKSFESQIFENLYFSKTDYIFIESESKRVGHVCVPNEIYEGIIRDGYHLLLECSLENRVKRLCRDYIYGKDEENIQVLKDCISKFRKRLGNKTVDEYINLLDEGKYEELVEKYLVEYYDPLYMHSVEKYTYNKVINFDNMDKALDEVINFHKAAAEGAIKC from the coding sequence TTGAAGACAATTAAAGTTGAAGAGGCACTTAAGCTTGAAAATGTAATATTTATAGATGTAAGAACAGAATCAGAATACGAAGAGGACAATATACTAAATTCTTTTAGTATGCCTCTATTTAAAGACAATGAGCATAATGAAGTTGGAACAATATATAAAATGCAAGGAAAGCATGAAGCTATAGAAATTGGATTTGATTATGTGTCATATAAGTTAAAAGACATATATCGTGAAACTAATCGACTAGCAAAGGAATATGATAATATAGTTGTATATTGTGCTAGAGGTGGAATGAGAAGTGGTTCGGTAGTTAATTTACTAGACTCATTAGGTGTTAATGTATATAAGCTTGAAGGCGGATATAAGGCTTATAGAAATTTTGTGTTAGACTACTTAAAGAATATAATGGATTCTAAACAGTTTATAGTGGTTCATGGATTAACAGGAGCTGGAAAAACAGACTTATTGAAGATGTTAGAGCAAGGTAAAATAGATATAATAGATTTAGAAGGAATTGCTAAAAATAGTGGGTCTACTTTTGGATTTATAACATTTGATCAAAAACCACCATCTCAGAAGAGTTTTGAAAGTCAAATATTTGAAAATCTGTATTTCTCTAAGACTGATTATATATTTATAGAAAGTGAAAGTAAAAGAGTTGGACATGTTTGTGTACCAAATGAAATTTATGAAGGAATAATAAGAGATGGATATCATTTACTATTAGAATGTAGTTTGGAAAATAGAGTAAAAAGACTTTGTAGAGATTATATATACGGAAAAGATGAAGAAAACATACAAGTTTTAAAAGATTGTATAAGCAAGTTTAGGAAGAGACTAGGAAATAAAACAGTTGATGAGTATATAAATTTATTAGATGAAGGAAAATATGAGGAGTTAGTCGAAAAGTATTTAGTAGAGTACTATGATCCTTTATATATGCATTCGGTAGAAAAATATACTTACAATAAAGTTATAAATTTTGACAATATGGATAAAGCTTTAGATGAAGTAATCAATTTCCATAAGGCAGCAGCGGAAGGAGCAATAAAATGTTAA
- the rimO gene encoding 30S ribosomal protein S12 methylthiotransferase RimO: MLKIALESLGCSKNLVDAEIMMGILNRKGYKLVGDFSDADIIIVNTCGFIESAKQESIDTILDLAQYKTTGNLKILIVTGCLAQRYAEELKNEIPEIDAIVGTGSYQNIDDIINGLKEEKQIVSLNDIEFAFNEELPRYISTPSHMAYLKIGEGCDNHCTYCIIPKLRGKYRSRKMEDIVKEAKELASRGVKEVVVIAQDTTKYGCDIYGKEMLPELLEELAKIDGFKWIRIMYSYPESITEELVKVIKKYDNICNYFDMPIQHASNKILKLMNRRTTKEDILSKIEMIRTHIPNATIRTTIIVGFPGETEEDFKEVIDFAKKVKFDRLGAFAYSREEDTAADKLPNHLDEDIKVERRDALMLVQQEISQELNSAKVGNIYEVLIEEQVEDKVYIGRTQGDAEEIDSIVYAKSEKQFNAGDFVKVKINNALEYDLMGDVIDELA; this comes from the coding sequence ATGTTAAAGATAGCACTAGAATCACTAGGGTGTTCAAAAAACTTAGTAGATGCAGAAATAATGATGGGTATATTAAATAGAAAAGGTTATAAGTTAGTTGGAGATTTTTCAGATGCTGATATAATAATAGTAAATACATGTGGATTCATTGAATCAGCAAAACAAGAATCAATAGATACTATACTTGATTTAGCACAATATAAAACAACTGGAAATCTTAAAATTCTTATAGTAACAGGTTGTCTAGCTCAAAGATATGCTGAAGAATTAAAAAATGAAATACCAGAAATAGATGCTATAGTAGGAACAGGAAGTTATCAAAATATAGATGATATAATAAATGGTCTAAAAGAAGAAAAGCAAATAGTAAGTTTAAATGATATAGAATTTGCTTTTAATGAAGAACTTCCAAGATATATATCTACTCCAAGCCATATGGCCTATTTAAAAATAGGAGAAGGATGTGACAATCACTGTACCTACTGTATAATACCTAAATTAAGAGGAAAATACAGAAGTAGAAAGATGGAAGATATAGTTAAAGAAGCTAAAGAATTAGCATCTAGAGGTGTTAAAGAAGTTGTAGTTATAGCTCAAGATACAACTAAGTACGGTTGTGATATATATGGGAAAGAGATGTTACCAGAACTTTTAGAAGAGCTTGCAAAAATAGACGGATTTAAATGGATAAGAATAATGTATTCATATCCAGAGTCAATAACAGAGGAATTAGTTAAGGTTATAAAAAAATATGATAACATTTGTAATTACTTTGATATGCCTATACAACATGCAAGTAATAAAATATTAAAATTAATGAACAGAAGAACAACTAAAGAGGATATATTATCTAAAATTGAAATGATAAGAACACATATACCAAATGCAACAATTAGAACTACTATAATAGTTGGATTCCCTGGAGAAACGGAAGAGGACTTTAAAGAAGTTATAGACTTTGCCAAAAAAGTAAAGTTTGACAGATTAGGAGCATTTGCATACTCAAGGGAAGAAGATACAGCTGCTGATAAACTACCGAATCATTTAGACGAAGATATTAAGGTTGAAAGAAGAGATGCTTTAATGCTAGTTCAGCAAGAAATATCTCAAGAACTAAATTCAGCTAAGGTTGGAAATATATATGAGGTTTTAATAGAAGAACAAGTAGAGGATAAAGTATATATAGGAAGAACACAAGGGGATGCAGAGGAAATTGACAGTATAGTTTATGCAAAGTCTGAAAAGCAATTTAATGCAGGTGACTTTGTAAAGGTAAAAATCAACAATGCATTAGAGTATGATTTGATGGGAGATGTAATTGATGAACTTGCCTAA
- the recA gene encoding recombinase RecA — MSIDQDKLKALNQALGNIEKEFGKGSVMKLGEATSMAIDVIPTGSIGLDIAVGIGGLPKGRIIEVYGPESSGKTTVALHTVAESQKQGGIAAFIDAEHALDPVYAKALGVDIDNLIISQPDTGEQALEIAEALIRSGAIDIIVVDSVAALVPRAEIEGDMGDSHVGLQARLMSQALRKLTGSIKKSNCVAIFINQLREKVGIMFGNPETTTGGRALKFYSSVRLDVRRIDSIKQGDKVIGNRTRVKVVKNKVAPPFKQAEFDIMYGEGISKVGDLLDIAADADIVKKSGAWYSYNDTKLGQGRENVKKFLTDNPDLITEIDERVRTYYKLDENKDNATEEEDTLENLE; from the coding sequence ATGAGTATAGACCAAGATAAATTAAAAGCACTTAATCAGGCTCTAGGTAATATAGAAAAAGAATTTGGTAAAGGTTCAGTAATGAAATTAGGAGAAGCTACATCTATGGCAATAGATGTTATACCAACAGGTTCAATAGGTTTAGATATAGCAGTTGGTATAGGTGGGTTGCCTAAAGGAAGAATAATAGAAGTTTATGGACCTGAATCTTCAGGTAAAACAACGGTTGCTTTACACACTGTTGCAGAATCTCAAAAACAAGGTGGAATAGCTGCATTCATAGATGCAGAACATGCGCTTGATCCAGTATATGCAAAGGCTCTAGGCGTAGATATAGATAACTTAATAATATCTCAACCAGATACAGGGGAACAAGCTCTTGAAATAGCAGAAGCACTTATAAGAAGTGGAGCAATAGATATAATAGTAGTTGACTCAGTTGCAGCACTTGTTCCAAGAGCTGAAATAGAAGGAGATATGGGAGATTCTCATGTTGGTTTACAAGCAAGACTTATGTCACAAGCCTTAAGAAAACTAACTGGTTCTATAAAAAAATCAAATTGTGTTGCGATATTTATAAACCAATTAAGAGAAAAAGTAGGTATTATGTTCGGTAATCCAGAAACAACTACTGGTGGTCGTGCACTTAAGTTCTATTCATCAGTTAGACTTGATGTTAGAAGAATTGATTCTATTAAGCAAGGTGATAAAGTTATTGGTAATAGAACTAGAGTAAAGGTAGTAAAAAATAAGGTAGCCCCACCATTTAAACAAGCAGAGTTTGACATAATGTATGGAGAAGGTATATCTAAAGTTGGGGATTTATTAGATATAGCAGCAGATGCAGACATAGTCAAAAAATCTGGAGCATGGTATAGCTATAATGATACTAAACTTGGACAAGGTAGAGAAAATGTTAAAAAGTTCTTAACAGATAATCCAGATTTAATAACTGAAATTGATGAAAGAGTAAGAACATATTACAAATTAGACGAAAATAAAGATAATGCGACAGAAGAAGAAGATACATTAGAAAATTTAGAATAA
- a CDS encoding ClpP family protease, with product MRYYDNNINYNNHIEFEGKEKKQTLIKSETDESSKNETPEIQDVKQMGVPEMPQKSSKEIQCITIIGEIEGHFIGNPQKKATKYEHIIPMLYSIEENPEIKGVLIVLNTVGGDVEAGLAMAELINSTSKKVVTLVLGGSHSIGVPLATAGDYSFIAPTATMIVHPIRTNGLVIGVNETFEYFKKMQERIVQFIIRTSDIERGELEKIMHSKDELVSDVGSVLIGKEAVDCGLINEVGGLKEALAKLKELIKESDENSQNLKDNK from the coding sequence ATGAGATATTACGATAACAATATTAATTATAATAATCACATAGAATTTGAAGGCAAAGAAAAGAAACAAACTTTAATAAAAAGTGAGACTGATGAATCATCTAAAAATGAAACTCCAGAAATTCAAGATGTAAAGCAAATGGGAGTTCCAGAAATGCCTCAGAAATCGTCTAAAGAAATACAATGTATAACTATTATTGGTGAAATAGAGGGACATTTTATTGGAAATCCTCAAAAAAAAGCTACTAAATATGAGCATATAATACCAATGCTTTATTCAATAGAAGAAAATCCAGAAATAAAAGGAGTACTAATAGTACTAAATACAGTGGGTGGAGATGTAGAAGCAGGTCTTGCTATGGCAGAATTAATAAATAGTACATCTAAAAAAGTAGTTACACTTGTCTTAGGTGGAAGTCATAGTATAGGTGTACCTCTTGCAACAGCTGGAGATTATTCGTTTATAGCTCCAACAGCGACAATGATAGTTCATCCTATTAGAACAAATGGTTTAGTTATAGGTGTAAATGAAACTTTTGAGTATTTCAAAAAAATGCAAGAAAGAATTGTTCAATTTATAATAAGAACATCAGATATTGAAAGAGGAGAATTAGAAAAAATCATGCACTCAAAAGATGAATTAGTAAGTGATGTTGGTAGTGTTCTAATAGGTAAAGAGGCTGTAGATTGTGGATTAATAAATGAAGTTGGTGGTTTAAAAGAAGCTCTTGCTAAATTAAAAGAATTAATAAAAGAATCGGATGAAAATAGTCAGAACCTTAAAGATAACAAATAA